One Gordonia mangrovi genomic region harbors:
- a CDS encoding ABC transporter permease has protein sequence MTSTVKSTPVRSRTLRAAPPWVPPILLAGVVLLAWAVTASLADSAVYPGPIEALQSLLSDIGSSRLQNSIVDTTRVLLLSYLAAVAVGSIAGMLLGLSAFWSTATLPVVYALNSIPKIVLYPIFLLFLGIGDFSRGSFAFVSGVLPMFLIMVEATSNVSRLHLKLAASLGMSRISLMRRIVVPSVLPSFASGMRLCFGLTLIGLILAEMFSSSTGLGYELLRNLSLARVEDILGQVILIGLLALIPTFALQYLEIRIRNRYEVAP, from the coding sequence ATGACTTCGACCGTCAAGTCGACACCCGTTCGTTCCAGGACGCTGCGTGCAGCGCCACCATGGGTACCACCCATCCTGCTCGCCGGCGTGGTTCTCCTCGCTTGGGCCGTCACAGCTTCACTCGCCGACAGCGCCGTCTACCCCGGTCCGATCGAGGCGTTGCAGAGTTTGCTCTCAGACATCGGCAGTAGCCGTCTGCAGAACAGCATTGTCGACACCACCCGAGTTCTACTCCTCTCCTACCTGGCCGCCGTAGCGGTCGGATCGATCGCCGGGATGCTCCTCGGATTGAGCGCTTTCTGGTCCACCGCGACACTGCCTGTTGTGTACGCACTCAACAGCATTCCGAAGATCGTTCTGTATCCGATATTTCTGCTGTTTCTCGGTATCGGCGACTTCAGTCGAGGGTCCTTTGCATTCGTCTCCGGGGTCTTGCCGATGTTCTTGATCATGGTCGAGGCAACGTCCAACGTCAGTCGTCTCCACCTCAAGCTCGCTGCCAGCCTGGGTATGTCACGGATCTCCCTGATGCGGCGCATCGTCGTACCGAGCGTCCTTCCTTCATTCGCCTCGGGCATGCGCTTGTGCTTCGGACTCACCCTCATCGGACTCATCTTGGCCGAGATGTTCTCCAGCTCCACTGGGCTCGGCTACGAACTGCTGCGCAATCTGTCCCTGGCGCGGGTGGAAGACATCCTCGGTCAGGTGATCTTGATCGGATTACTCGCGCTGATACCGACCTTCGCGCTCCAGTACCTGGAGATTCGGATACGCAATCGTTACGAGGTGGCACCATGA
- a CDS encoding cupin domain-containing protein: protein MTSVTTSTVLINDAEKIELEDWGPLPEGTGEPMSTAGKVLWKGEGPLEAGLWKCAPGPSRWLFETNESITVLTGRMTVTEDSGGSYVIAAGDSAVFPKGWSGTWDIEETIFKVYTAF from the coding sequence ATGACATCTGTAACCACGTCGACTGTTCTGATCAACGACGCCGAGAAGATCGAGTTGGAGGACTGGGGGCCCCTGCCGGAGGGGACCGGAGAGCCGATGAGCACGGCCGGGAAGGTTCTGTGGAAGGGTGAGGGCCCGCTCGAAGCCGGCCTCTGGAAATGTGCGCCCGGTCCATCGCGGTGGTTGTTCGAGACCAACGAATCGATCACGGTGCTGACGGGCCGGATGACCGTCACCGAGGACAGCGGCGGTTCGTACGTCATCGCGGCAGGGGACAGCGCTGTATTTCCCAAAGGCTGGTCGGGAACGTGGGATATCGAGGAAACCATTTTCAAGGTCTACACCGCGTTCTGA
- a CDS encoding long-chain-fatty-acid--CoA ligase, whose product MTNLADLLTGTAARHGDRVAVACGDTRLTYEQLDRAANQVANLLVAHDVEPGDKVAMSFPNLPQFTIVYFGILKTGATVVPLNVLLKSREIAYHLDDSDSIAYVAFEGSPELSIGQAAASASEESESCRSLIVVPADLSHAPWASEPTGFDTVAVEDDATAVLLYTSGTTGRPKGAQLRHSNMRSNAIVSAELFGCDEATPDTYLCVLPLFHSFGQTVIQNSAIALGSKIVMLPRFDASTALQLMRTHRITFFAGVPTMYWALLRAADDGIDVSGVADNLRIAVAGGSALPGEVHKDFFDQFGVTILEGYGLSETSPVTSFSVLGEPPRIGSIGVPIPGVEMKLINDDWSEVADAINDDGYTAIGEIAVRGPNVMKGYYQRPDATREAIHDNWFRTGDLARRDDDGWYYIVDRSKDMIIRGGYNVYPREIEELLMTHPAVSLVAVVGVPHDSHGEEIHAVVVRDLQHGELTEAELVDWAKQRLAAYKYPRVIRFVDSLPMTSTGKILKREL is encoded by the coding sequence ATGACCAATCTCGCGGATCTGTTGACTGGTACGGCCGCCCGCCACGGCGACCGTGTGGCCGTGGCGTGTGGAGACACACGATTGACCTACGAGCAGCTCGACCGGGCGGCGAACCAGGTTGCGAACCTGTTGGTGGCGCACGACGTCGAACCCGGCGACAAGGTCGCGATGTCGTTTCCGAACCTTCCGCAGTTCACGATCGTCTATTTCGGGATTCTCAAGACCGGAGCTACGGTCGTCCCGTTGAACGTGCTACTCAAGAGTCGCGAGATCGCCTACCACCTCGATGACTCGGACTCAATCGCCTATGTGGCCTTCGAAGGCTCTCCGGAGCTCTCCATCGGGCAGGCCGCAGCGAGCGCATCGGAAGAATCCGAATCCTGCCGGTCACTGATCGTCGTACCCGCGGACCTCAGCCATGCGCCGTGGGCGTCTGAACCAACGGGTTTCGACACAGTCGCGGTCGAAGACGACGCAACCGCAGTCCTGCTCTATACGTCAGGGACCACCGGTCGGCCGAAGGGCGCTCAGTTGCGGCACAGCAACATGCGCAGCAACGCAATCGTCAGCGCTGAGCTGTTCGGATGCGACGAGGCAACGCCCGACACCTACCTGTGCGTGCTGCCGTTGTTCCACTCCTTCGGCCAGACGGTCATCCAGAACAGCGCAATCGCTCTCGGCAGCAAGATTGTCATGCTGCCCCGCTTCGATGCCTCGACCGCACTGCAGTTGATGCGGACACATCGCATCACGTTCTTCGCGGGAGTGCCGACAATGTACTGGGCACTCTTGCGCGCGGCTGACGATGGCATCGATGTGTCTGGGGTCGCCGACAACCTCCGGATCGCGGTGGCCGGCGGCTCAGCATTGCCCGGCGAAGTCCACAAAGACTTTTTCGACCAGTTCGGCGTCACCATTCTCGAGGGTTACGGGCTATCGGAGACATCACCGGTCACATCATTCTCCGTGCTCGGCGAGCCACCGCGCATCGGATCGATCGGCGTTCCGATCCCCGGCGTGGAAATGAAGCTCATCAACGATGATTGGTCTGAGGTTGCCGACGCCATCAACGACGATGGCTACACCGCCATCGGCGAGATCGCCGTCCGCGGTCCGAATGTCATGAAGGGCTACTACCAGCGGCCGGATGCCACGCGTGAAGCGATACACGACAACTGGTTTCGAACAGGGGACCTAGCGCGTCGCGATGACGACGGGTGGTATTACATCGTCGACCGGAGCAAGGACATGATCATCCGCGGCGGATACAACGTGTACCCGCGCGAGATCGAAGAACTGCTGATGACCCACCCAGCTGTGTCACTCGTTGCGGTCGTCGGAGTGCCACACGATTCGCACGGCGAGGAGATTCACGCGGTCGTCGTTCGAGACCTCCAGCACGGTGAGCTCACCGAGGCCGAACTCGTCGACTGGGCAAAACAGCGACTCGCCGCCTACAAGTACCCCCGTGTCATCAGGTTCGTCGACAGCCTTCCCATGACCAGCACGGGCAAGATCCTCAAGCGAGAGTTGTGA
- a CDS encoding APC family permease, whose product MTENTLAPSSSPQSNADAATTPALTGRMSMGALLLTVLAFSAPIAVVAGYIPFTISFGGPAATLIFIMATVFLLLFAVGYVTMAKSLPKPGSFYAFISAGLGKIPGLGGAFLAVVSYLLMLGGCYVFIGLTANEFIASLDGPEIPWWVWTIASWLIVSVMCYFHIEVSAKVLSVAMLLEIAIVLVFNVAVLVHGGGPEGFSATPLNPAELSNGDIGVAMLFAIMVFLGFEATALFRDEVRDPDKTIPRATYGAVLFVGTLYIVSCYLLTTAYGSNAVETATNDPKSMFPDAIGNLAAPVFTQLTFLFIITSELAAAISVHNVTARYAYNLGVDNALPAWLARVHPRHHSPYRASVTVAAVVAVILVILSLANTAGEGLDAQLFGLGTVGVLVLMCLVSLSVIGWFARRGISNGGNVFKCFIAPALAVIALGTTVVLAVMHLDLVVGGAPGQNTGLLFILAASLLCGSVLAVYFRARKPEVFRRLGRADVAG is encoded by the coding sequence ATGACCGAGAATACCCTCGCACCTTCGTCTTCACCGCAATCGAATGCTGACGCTGCTACTACACCTGCGTTGACCGGCCGGATGAGCATGGGCGCGTTGCTGCTCACCGTCCTGGCATTCTCTGCGCCCATCGCTGTTGTTGCGGGATACATACCGTTCACCATCAGTTTCGGTGGCCCCGCGGCAACGCTGATCTTCATCATGGCCACCGTATTCCTGCTGCTGTTCGCGGTCGGCTACGTAACCATGGCCAAGAGTCTTCCCAAACCCGGCTCATTCTATGCGTTCATCAGTGCCGGACTCGGCAAGATCCCCGGCCTGGGAGGGGCCTTTCTGGCAGTGGTCTCCTACTTGCTCATGCTCGGCGGCTGCTATGTTTTCATCGGACTGACCGCCAACGAGTTCATCGCGAGTCTCGACGGTCCGGAGATTCCATGGTGGGTGTGGACCATCGCGTCCTGGCTCATCGTCAGCGTCATGTGCTACTTCCACATCGAGGTGTCCGCCAAAGTTCTCAGTGTGGCAATGCTTCTCGAGATCGCCATCGTCCTGGTTTTCAATGTAGCTGTACTTGTCCACGGCGGTGGTCCCGAAGGATTCTCCGCCACCCCGCTCAATCCCGCCGAACTTTCCAACGGCGACATCGGGGTCGCGATGCTCTTCGCCATCATGGTCTTCCTTGGATTCGAGGCGACGGCCCTGTTTCGTGACGAGGTCCGCGACCCGGACAAGACCATTCCCCGTGCCACCTACGGTGCCGTACTGTTCGTCGGGACGCTCTACATCGTGTCGTGCTACCTCTTGACGACGGCCTACGGATCGAATGCAGTGGAAACCGCGACAAACGACCCGAAGTCCATGTTCCCAGATGCAATCGGGAATCTCGCAGCGCCGGTCTTTACACAGCTCACTTTCCTGTTCATCATCACATCTGAACTGGCGGCTGCCATCTCCGTGCACAACGTCACCGCACGTTATGCCTATAACCTCGGAGTCGACAATGCTCTGCCGGCGTGGCTCGCCCGGGTTCACCCTCGCCACCATTCGCCCTACCGTGCATCAGTAACGGTTGCCGCAGTGGTTGCCGTGATCCTGGTGATTCTAAGCTTGGCGAACACTGCGGGAGAAGGACTGGACGCACAGCTATTCGGTCTCGGCACCGTCGGCGTCCTGGTGTTGATGTGTTTGGTCAGTCTGTCGGTCATCGGTTGGTTCGCGCGTCGCGGGATTTCGAACGGCGGCAATGTCTTCAAGTGCTTCATCGCCCCGGCGCTGGCTGTGATCGCATTGGGGACTACGGTTGTGCTGGCCGTAATGCATCTGGACCTGGTTGTCGGTGGAGCGCCGGGGCAGAACACGGGCCTCCTCTTCATTCTGGCTGCATCGCTTCTGTGCGGATCTGTACTGGCCGTTTACTTCCGGGCGCGCAAGCCCGAGGTGTTCAGGAGACTGGGACGCGCCGACGTCGCGGGATGA
- a CDS encoding phosphotriesterase family protein: protein MGQTLPHEHIQGVCDVYWYPGDDPLADPDPAAAPRVDNLWHWKENPVANKGNMHMTDEQVSIDEMRILPDLGVRTVVNLTPIGMYRNAEGLRRISQAANVNIVAGSTYYTAESHPSELKDMSEEQISQRIVDDITTGMDGTDIRAGIVGEVGLSWPLDPVEEKVLAASVDAHRKTGAGLAIHNPYYAHGIGGLEPLRVIAERISELGADMSRVIMGHTDGFARDPGFIELVRDHGFVAELDMFGYQSGYEPEADFMYPADGDRVEVILAMAQAGLADRLVLSHDVIFKTTLMRWGGHGFGYIHRVIVPWLKRKGLDDKVLEQILETNCQNILPMAV, encoded by the coding sequence ATGGGTCAAACACTGCCTCACGAGCACATTCAGGGCGTCTGCGATGTGTACTGGTACCCGGGTGATGACCCGCTGGCTGACCCGGACCCAGCCGCCGCCCCGCGCGTCGACAATCTGTGGCACTGGAAGGAGAACCCGGTCGCCAACAAGGGCAACATGCACATGACAGACGAACAAGTGTCCATCGACGAGATGCGAATTCTGCCCGACCTCGGCGTGCGAACCGTGGTGAACCTGACGCCGATCGGTATGTATCGAAATGCTGAGGGGCTGCGTCGAATCTCGCAGGCGGCCAACGTCAACATTGTTGCCGGCTCCACCTACTACACTGCCGAGTCACACCCTTCAGAGCTCAAGGACATGTCCGAGGAGCAGATCTCGCAACGGATCGTCGATGACATCACGACCGGAATGGACGGCACCGACATACGAGCAGGAATCGTCGGTGAGGTGGGACTGTCGTGGCCCCTCGACCCTGTCGAGGAGAAGGTTCTTGCCGCCAGCGTGGACGCCCACCGCAAAACGGGAGCGGGGCTGGCGATCCACAACCCGTACTACGCGCACGGGATCGGCGGGCTCGAACCTCTTCGGGTGATCGCTGAGCGAATCTCGGAGCTCGGGGCCGATATGAGCCGGGTGATCATGGGCCATACCGACGGTTTCGCACGTGACCCCGGATTCATCGAACTCGTTCGCGACCACGGCTTCGTCGCGGAACTGGATATGTTTGGGTACCAATCGGGATACGAACCCGAAGCAGATTTCATGTACCCCGCAGACGGTGACCGGGTCGAGGTCATCTTGGCGATGGCGCAGGCAGGTCTGGCCGATCGTCTCGTGTTGTCCCATGACGTCATCTTCAAGACCACCTTGATGCGCTGGGGAGGTCACGGCTTCGGCTACATTCACCGCGTGATCGTTCCGTGGCTGAAGCGAAAAGGATTGGACGACAAAGTACTCGAGCAGATTCTCGAGACGAACTGTCAGAACATCCTGCCGATGGCGGTGTGA
- a CDS encoding flavodoxin domain-containing protein — protein sequence MVAEDLVEVLAEMGIAGEVVAMDEVDVENLSDNALIILVSSTYGEGDLPNTAVPFFESLQEKRPDLSHNRFAAFGLGDSTYDTYNQGIDILIKMIVDLGARQVGLTGRHDADSGLDAPTVAIEWARENLAGLTF from the coding sequence ATGGTCGCAGAAGACTTGGTCGAAGTGCTGGCAGAAATGGGCATCGCCGGCGAGGTCGTTGCGATGGACGAAGTCGACGTCGAGAACCTCAGCGACAACGCTCTGATCATCTTGGTCTCTTCGACGTACGGGGAGGGTGACCTGCCGAACACTGCGGTTCCCTTCTTCGAATCGTTGCAGGAGAAGCGCCCGGATCTGTCACACAACCGATTCGCCGCATTCGGTCTCGGCGACAGTACCTACGACACCTATAACCAGGGCATCGACATACTGATCAAGATGATCGTCGATCTGGGAGCCCGGCAAGTCGGACTGACCGGCCGACACGACGCGGACAGCGGCTTAGACGCCCCGACAGTCGCAATCGAGTGGGCGCGGGAGAACCTCGCGGGTCTCACTTTCTGA
- a CDS encoding MmgE/PrpD family protein → MTTTPTTGIADPAALPTEPDGVTGRLATWVASLSYDDIPAEVRLRAAHVMLDGLACALVGARLPWSVRAAEAVLAMEGQGDVPILGWARTTSAPAACLLNGTFIQGFELDDYHVHAPLHSNSLVLPSAISTITMLDRAVSGDELLTALVAGYEVGPRVGLALHGAEMLSRGWHSGAVFGTHASAATSAWLRGLDAAQVEDALGLAATQSAGLMAAQYEAMSKRMHHGFASRNGWYAAGLAQAGYTGIKRVYERPYGGFLATFGEGHNPDADLIASDLGREWTLMDTAVKAYASMAATHAPIDCALEARSRGIAVDDIESVDIEVSHAAYHHGWWEPTRPLETIGAQMNIGYTVAVALLDEQVLAEQFTSARIDSDDVWRLLNRIRVHHRADFDGPQSRFRARMRLQLRGAAPVTFEVDGPLGGATRPLSNSDIVTKARRLADSIGITARWHEIESRVLDLESVTDASEIVRLVAADVAALPVSL, encoded by the coding sequence ATGACAACGACTCCGACCACCGGCATCGCCGACCCCGCCGCGTTGCCGACAGAACCCGACGGCGTCACCGGACGCCTCGCAACCTGGGTCGCATCACTGAGCTACGACGACATCCCGGCCGAGGTCCGTCTACGAGCCGCTCATGTGATGCTGGATGGGCTGGCATGTGCTTTGGTCGGCGCACGCCTGCCCTGGTCGGTGCGCGCTGCCGAGGCTGTCCTCGCCATGGAGGGACAGGGAGACGTCCCCATCCTGGGTTGGGCGCGCACCACCTCAGCGCCCGCCGCCTGTCTGCTGAACGGCACCTTCATCCAGGGTTTCGAGCTCGACGACTATCATGTGCATGCCCCGCTGCACAGCAACTCACTGGTACTCCCCAGTGCCATCAGCACGATCACCATGCTCGACCGCGCTGTCTCCGGTGACGAGTTGCTTACTGCGCTGGTTGCCGGTTATGAGGTCGGGCCACGCGTCGGACTCGCATTACATGGAGCTGAAATGCTCTCTCGTGGATGGCATTCCGGAGCAGTGTTCGGAACACATGCGAGTGCTGCTACCTCTGCCTGGCTCCGCGGGCTTGACGCAGCACAAGTCGAAGACGCCCTTGGGCTTGCTGCCACCCAGTCGGCGGGCCTCATGGCAGCTCAGTATGAGGCGATGTCCAAGCGGATGCACCACGGCTTCGCGTCCCGCAACGGTTGGTACGCGGCCGGACTCGCGCAGGCGGGATACACCGGAATCAAACGTGTCTATGAGCGGCCCTACGGCGGATTCCTCGCCACATTCGGCGAGGGACACAATCCAGACGCCGATCTCATCGCTTCCGATCTCGGTCGTGAGTGGACACTGATGGATACTGCTGTCAAGGCCTACGCGTCCATGGCGGCAACGCACGCCCCGATCGACTGTGCGCTCGAAGCGCGCTCTCGAGGAATCGCAGTTGACGACATCGAGTCCGTGGACATCGAAGTTTCTCATGCCGCTTATCATCACGGGTGGTGGGAGCCCACCAGACCACTCGAGACCATCGGCGCCCAGATGAACATCGGCTACACCGTCGCGGTTGCCCTCCTCGACGAGCAGGTCTTGGCCGAACAGTTCACCAGCGCGCGTATCGACTCCGACGACGTCTGGCGACTGCTGAACCGCATACGTGTACATCACCGTGCGGACTTCGATGGTCCGCAGAGCCGATTCCGCGCTCGTATGCGCCTCCAACTCCGCGGTGCTGCGCCAGTCACCTTCGAGGTCGACGGACCGCTCGGTGGCGCGACGCGACCCCTCTCGAATTCCGACATTGTGACCAAGGCCCGACGACTCGCCGATTCCATCGGGATCACCGCACGTTGGCACGAGATCGAGAGCCGTGTACTCGATCTCGAATCGGTGACCGACGCATCCGAGATCGTCAGACTCGTCGCAGCCGACGTTGCTGCGTTGCCTGTATCCCTCTGA
- a CDS encoding cytochrome P450, with protein sequence MAITASVTDEILDRIGADGLIDGSSLAVEATHRTICRVLQVTEDGFDDVRHYMRMAMPILSAVAGPEDFEACEQAHVYLQGRVRELLEHARENPGDGLIHELVETEQRGDITAAETLATALFFYTVGHMDASYLISSGLQLFAEQPAVFDAFRTNPDVRQNIVSELVRYDAPEPVVTRATSEDLDIGGFEVPAGSTLRLMLGAANRDPDVYDDPQKFDYTRPPAQSRSLTFSLGSHSCQGRLLAEAEIKTVWERIALRYSQIKVASAPEMMLTDASRHFITQPLRFT encoded by the coding sequence GTGGCGATCACCGCGTCTGTCACCGACGAAATCCTCGATCGCATCGGCGCCGACGGCCTGATCGATGGTTCGTCGCTCGCCGTGGAGGCGACACATCGCACCATCTGTCGCGTGCTGCAGGTGACCGAGGACGGGTTCGACGATGTGCGCCATTACATGCGGATGGCCATGCCGATCCTCAGTGCGGTGGCGGGGCCCGAAGACTTCGAAGCTTGCGAACAAGCCCACGTCTACCTCCAAGGCCGCGTGCGCGAACTCCTCGAACATGCACGCGAGAATCCGGGCGACGGACTTATCCACGAACTCGTGGAAACGGAGCAACGAGGTGACATCACAGCCGCTGAAACACTGGCGACCGCGTTGTTCTTCTACACCGTCGGCCATATGGACGCGAGTTACCTGATCTCGTCCGGACTCCAGCTGTTCGCTGAGCAGCCTGCGGTGTTCGACGCGTTCAGAACGAATCCGGACGTCCGCCAGAACATCGTCAGCGAGCTCGTGCGTTACGACGCCCCTGAGCCTGTTGTCACCAGAGCGACGAGCGAGGATCTCGACATCGGTGGCTTCGAGGTCCCCGCCGGAAGCACACTCCGCTTGATGCTCGGCGCCGCCAACCGCGACCCGGACGTGTATGACGATCCACAGAAGTTCGACTACACACGGCCGCCGGCGCAGTCGCGCAGTCTCACCTTCAGCCTGGGAAGTCACAGCTGTCAGGGGCGATTGCTGGCGGAAGCCGAGATCAAGACCGTGTGGGAACGAATTGCCCTGCGCTACTCGCAGATCAAGGTGGCAAGCGCGCCCGAGATGATGTTGACCGATGCGTCGCGTCACTTCATCACCCAGCCGTTGCGGTTCACCTGA
- a CDS encoding APC family permease, with the protein MTQDASATAETDSTATTSPAGLTGNLGVPHLVFTVMAFQAPVVAFMAYIPVMIATGNGVGSPAAILVAGVVLALFAVGLIAMSRSMSNPGGFYAYITAGLGREAGLGASFIALICYFFTLVGIYALLGVSLESLCRDLFHGPDITWWVWTAIVFVIVTALGHFRMDVSAKVLSVFLILELVLISAYDIAVIARNGTSAFSLDSFAPDNVFSGSLGLALMMGVGLFGGFEATLIFREEVKRPERTIPRATFLVIAIVAIFFAFTTMLFINAGGAEAVLASAGATDASMASIQDNLGSVAVDIATVLLVTSSFAVLLAAHNITARYLFSLGTDAIIPRTAGLAHPKHGSPHVASAITSVAVLVVLVPFVLADGDPNMFYARFVGVYSYSLLALLFLTSLAVPVYLIRRRDHPGVNRWNSIVCPVLAVIPLAIVVVFATKNFSLLVGASAVISDTMLAAIYLLFVFGVVLALIYRRRRPEVYAQIGRQQ; encoded by the coding sequence ATGACCCAGGACGCTAGTGCCACAGCGGAAACCGACTCGACCGCGACCACATCTCCCGCCGGCTTAACCGGGAATCTCGGAGTACCTCACCTCGTATTCACGGTGATGGCCTTTCAAGCGCCGGTCGTGGCGTTCATGGCCTATATCCCGGTGATGATCGCCACCGGCAACGGTGTCGGGTCACCTGCGGCGATTCTTGTCGCAGGAGTCGTTCTAGCGCTATTCGCGGTGGGACTGATCGCGATGTCGAGAAGCATGTCGAATCCCGGAGGGTTCTACGCCTACATCACCGCAGGCCTGGGTCGAGAGGCGGGACTCGGCGCGTCGTTCATCGCGCTCATCTGCTACTTCTTCACCCTCGTCGGGATATATGCGCTGCTGGGCGTTTCCCTGGAGTCGCTGTGCCGCGACCTTTTCCACGGTCCGGACATCACCTGGTGGGTCTGGACGGCGATCGTATTCGTGATCGTCACCGCACTCGGACATTTCAGGATGGATGTCTCCGCCAAGGTTCTGTCGGTGTTCCTTATCCTCGAGCTTGTCCTGATCAGCGCATATGACATCGCCGTGATCGCGCGCAATGGCACATCGGCGTTCTCGCTGGACTCTTTCGCGCCGGACAACGTGTTCTCCGGTTCGCTAGGACTCGCGTTGATGATGGGTGTCGGGCTCTTCGGTGGCTTCGAGGCAACATTGATCTTCCGTGAAGAGGTCAAACGACCAGAGCGCACCATCCCCCGTGCAACGTTTCTCGTCATCGCTATCGTCGCGATCTTCTTCGCCTTCACAACCATGCTCTTCATCAATGCCGGTGGAGCGGAAGCTGTTCTGGCGTCCGCTGGCGCCACAGATGCATCGATGGCGAGCATCCAGGACAACCTCGGCTCGGTGGCGGTGGACATCGCGACAGTACTGCTCGTGACGAGTAGTTTCGCCGTACTGCTCGCCGCACACAACATCACCGCCCGATACCTTTTCAGCCTCGGCACCGACGCGATCATCCCGCGGACGGCGGGACTTGCTCATCCCAAACACGGTTCGCCACACGTAGCTTCGGCGATCACCAGTGTCGCGGTGTTGGTGGTCCTGGTGCCCTTCGTCCTCGCCGATGGTGATCCGAACATGTTCTACGCACGATTCGTGGGCGTGTACAGCTACTCCTTACTCGCTTTGCTCTTCCTGACCAGCCTCGCGGTGCCGGTGTACCTGATCCGGAGGCGCGACCACCCGGGTGTCAACCGTTGGAATTCCATTGTGTGCCCGGTCCTCGCCGTGATCCCTCTGGCAATCGTCGTTGTGTTCGCCACCAAGAATTTCAGCTTGCTCGTCGGGGCCTCGGCAGTCATCTCGGACACGATGCTCGCGGCAATCTACCTGTTGTTCGTGTTCGGAGTGGTGCTGGCGCTCATCTATCGGCGACGCCGACCCGAGGTGTACGCCCAGATCGGGCGCCAGCAGTGA
- a CDS encoding ABC transporter permease, which produces MVVVAILGLELYARSGAISRLDLIPVSEMASRAAELLGNREFVVDALIRSLMLICVSFVASAATGIIVAYLMSRSWWVHRAVKPYINVFYALPIFALYPVMVVMFGTGILPIILLATLFSVVIVISNSLVGFEATPTIARKLAKSLEMTTTQQFRKILLPSALPDILAGLKLGLSYTIIAVLATEFILATSGLGHVVNEAYNNFDTVDMYAGILFVSAFALVANLALSAALKSFDWRRR; this is translated from the coding sequence ATGGTCGTTGTCGCGATCCTGGGTCTGGAGCTCTACGCGCGCTCGGGTGCCATCTCACGTCTTGACCTCATCCCGGTGAGCGAGATGGCTTCGCGGGCCGCAGAGTTGCTCGGCAACCGAGAGTTCGTCGTCGACGCACTGATCCGCAGCCTGATGCTCATCTGCGTCAGTTTCGTGGCGTCCGCAGCAACCGGTATCATCGTCGCCTATCTGATGTCTCGGTCGTGGTGGGTCCACCGCGCGGTCAAGCCGTACATCAACGTCTTCTATGCGTTGCCGATCTTCGCCCTCTACCCGGTGATGGTCGTGATGTTCGGTACCGGCATACTGCCGATCATTCTCCTGGCCACGTTGTTCAGCGTCGTGATCGTGATCTCGAACTCGCTGGTCGGGTTTGAGGCCACCCCGACGATCGCGCGGAAGCTGGCGAAGTCTCTCGAGATGACGACCACCCAACAGTTTCGGAAGATCCTGCTCCCATCTGCACTCCCCGATATCCTCGCCGGCCTCAAACTAGGGCTTTCCTATACGATCATCGCAGTATTGGCCACCGAGTTCATCTTGGCTACTTCGGGTCTCGGCCATGTGGTAAACGAGGCGTACAACAATTTCGACACCGTGGACATGTACGCGGGCATCCTCTTCGTCAGCGCCTTTGCCCTCGTGGCCAACCTCGCGCTCAGCGCCGCACTGAAGTCGTTCGATTGGAGAAGGCGATGA